A region from the Streptomyces lydicus genome encodes:
- a CDS encoding energy-coupling factor ABC transporter permease produces the protein MHVPDGFINAPVSAATGVVAAAAVAVSLRGARRELAGAGAGAGGVSGAERTAPLAGLVAAFIFAVQMLNFPVAAGTSGHLLGGALAAILVGPYTGVLCVSVVLLMQGVLFADGGLTALGVNITDMAIVTTVVAYALFRGLVKVLPRRRRSVTVASFVAALVSVPAAAVAFTAIYALGGTADVPIGKVFTAMVGVHVLIGIGEAAITALTVGAVIAVRPDLVYGARGLAKPLELRTSPLAAPAGESAPADGSAPAGGATAADAPSRPAAPAPASTSPAPAGASAVSAAPRRSVRRVWLAGLAAALVCAGGISYYASASPDGLEKVAHDQGIDAKAKDHAAKDSPLADYSVKDITNPRLAGGLAGVIGVGATLAVGTGVFVVLRRRRNADSGEQPGAGSGERQAAGTGRSSESA, from the coding sequence ATGCACGTACCCGATGGATTCATCAACGCGCCGGTGTCGGCCGCGACCGGTGTGGTCGCCGCCGCCGCGGTCGCGGTCAGTCTGCGGGGCGCCCGGCGCGAGCTGGCGGGTGCGGGCGCGGGCGCGGGCGGTGTCTCGGGCGCGGAGCGTACGGCGCCGCTGGCCGGACTGGTCGCGGCGTTCATCTTTGCCGTGCAGATGCTGAACTTCCCGGTCGCCGCCGGCACCAGCGGGCATCTGCTGGGCGGAGCGCTGGCGGCGATACTCGTCGGCCCGTACACCGGTGTGCTGTGTGTCTCCGTCGTGCTGCTGATGCAGGGCGTGCTGTTCGCCGACGGCGGGCTGACCGCGCTGGGTGTGAACATCACTGATATGGCGATCGTGACGACCGTGGTCGCCTACGCGCTGTTCCGCGGGCTGGTGAAGGTGCTGCCGCGGCGGCGCCGCTCGGTCACCGTGGCCTCGTTCGTCGCCGCGCTGGTGTCGGTGCCGGCCGCCGCCGTGGCCTTCACCGCCATCTACGCGCTCGGCGGGACCGCGGACGTGCCGATCGGCAAGGTGTTCACCGCGATGGTGGGCGTCCACGTCCTGATCGGGATCGGCGAGGCGGCTATCACCGCCCTGACGGTCGGCGCGGTGATAGCCGTACGCCCCGACCTGGTGTACGGCGCACGTGGCCTGGCCAAGCCGCTGGAGCTGCGGACCTCGCCGCTCGCCGCGCCGGCCGGCGAGTCCGCGCCTGCCGACGGGTCCGCGCCGGCCGGTGGGGCCACGGCTGCCGACGCGCCCTCCCGGCCCGCCGCTCCCGCCCCCGCCTCCACCTCTCCCGCTCCCGCAGGCGCCTCCGCGGTCTCCGCGGCCCCGCGCCGCTCCGTCCGCCGGGTCTGGCTGGCCGGGCTCGCCGCCGCCCTGGTGTGCGCGGGCGGCATCAGCTACTACGCCTCCGCCAGCCCCGACGGCCTGGAGAAGGTCGCCCACGACCAGGGCATCGACGCCAAGGCCAAGGACCACGCCGCCAAGGACTCCCCGCTCGCCGACTACAGCGTCAAGGACATCACCAACCCGCGCCTGGCCGGCGGCCTCGCCGGTGTGATCGGGGTGGGCGCGACGCTCGCCGTCGGCACCGGCGTGTTCGTCGTGCTGCGGCGCCGCAGGAACGCCGACAGCGGTGAGCAGCCGGGCGCGGGCAGCGGCGAGCGGCAGGCTGCGGGCACCGGGCGTTCCTCGGAGAGTGCCTGA
- a CDS encoding TetR/AcrR family transcriptional regulator, whose product MGRSRLTPEREGEFFNAVLDLLREVGYDALTMDAVAARTRSSKATLYRQWQGKPELVARALRHCKPVSTADIDTGTLRGDFAELVRRADNAGQVEKDAALMRGLGMAIHGNPELHQALHEVLLDPEVTGLNAMLQRAIDRGEIAAGCPALQFAPHMLVGALIAQQLIEDRCADAAFLSAYLDAVVFPALGV is encoded by the coding sequence ATGGGGCGCAGCCGGCTGACTCCCGAGCGGGAGGGCGAGTTCTTCAATGCCGTGCTCGATCTGCTGCGCGAGGTCGGCTATGACGCGCTGACCATGGATGCCGTTGCCGCCCGTACGCGCTCCAGCAAGGCCACCCTCTACCGCCAGTGGCAGGGAAAGCCGGAGCTCGTCGCCAGGGCGCTGCGGCACTGCAAGCCGGTCAGTACCGCGGACATCGACACCGGGACCCTGCGCGGCGACTTCGCCGAGCTGGTGCGCCGGGCCGACAACGCGGGGCAGGTCGAGAAGGACGCGGCCCTGATGCGGGGGCTGGGGATGGCCATCCACGGCAACCCCGAGCTCCACCAGGCCCTGCACGAAGTCCTCCTCGACCCCGAGGTGACCGGGCTGAACGCGATGCTGCAGCGCGCCATCGACCGCGGCGAGATCGCGGCCGGATGTCCCGCGCTCCAGTTCGCGCCGCACATGCTCGTCGGCGCCCTCATCGCCCAGCAGCTCATCGAGGACCGCTGCGCCGATGCCGCGTTCCTCTCCGCCTATCTCGATGCCGTGGTCTTCCCCGCCCTCGGCGTCTGA
- a CDS encoding ATP-binding protein has protein sequence MNADDASLRRLPWVGEDGRPSYLSTDGAGPVSRLVNRLEAMRPGGAGGPLDQTPDVCADFGRDPEPELGSPDGQLTDALWRALKQSSTPLQALGLQSLPGGDLSSACAARHYVRTMACWWGVAPEQVEALELITGELVGNALKYSDSRLIAVALSRTARTACIGVSDEGLGCVAAPVRPGSEQEGGRGLLIVEALADRWGQRNLEGGFAVWAEMVLKC, from the coding sequence GTGAATGCCGATGACGCTTCGCTGCGGCGGCTGCCCTGGGTCGGGGAGGATGGCCGGCCCAGCTATCTGTCCACGGACGGCGCCGGCCCGGTGTCCCGCCTCGTCAACCGGCTGGAGGCAATGCGGCCCGGCGGGGCAGGTGGGCCGCTCGACCAGACGCCTGACGTATGCGCCGACTTCGGGCGGGATCCGGAACCTGAACTCGGTTCCCCGGACGGTCAGTTAACGGATGCCCTCTGGCGCGCGTTGAAGCAGTCGTCCACCCCACTCCAGGCGTTGGGCCTGCAGTCGCTCCCCGGTGGGGACCTTTCCTCCGCGTGCGCCGCCCGCCATTACGTGCGGACCATGGCCTGCTGGTGGGGGGTGGCCCCGGAGCAGGTGGAAGCGCTGGAATTGATCACCGGGGAGCTCGTCGGCAACGCGCTGAAGTACAGCGACAGCCGCCTCATTGCCGTCGCGCTCTCGCGTACCGCGCGGACCGCGTGTATCGGCGTGAGTGATGAGGGGCTGGGCTGTGTGGCCGCGCCGGTGAGGCCGGGGTCTGAGCAGGAGGGCGGGCGCGGGCTGCTGATCGTGGAGGCGCTGGCCGATCGCTGGGGGCAGCGGAATCTGGAGGGCGGCTTCGCAGTCTGGGCCGAGATGGTCCTCAAATGCTGA
- a CDS encoding DUF397 domain-containing protein: MTDRLPFRSDIPASAWHKSSYSAANNECVEVARARAWVAVRDSKAPDGPALAFPAAAFTAFVDEVRGASAGGRPV, from the coding sequence ATGACTGATCGCCTGCCGTTCCGGAGCGACATTCCGGCCTCCGCCTGGCACAAGAGCAGCTACAGCGCCGCCAACAACGAGTGCGTGGAAGTCGCACGTGCCAGAGCATGGGTCGCCGTCCGCGACTCCAAAGCCCCGGACGGCCCCGCATTGGCATTCCCGGCGGCAGCCTTCACGGCGTTCGTCGACGAAGTGCGAGGGGCCTCGGCCGGCGGCCGCCCGGTGTGA
- a CDS encoding helix-turn-helix domain-containing protein encodes MTATLTGPAGRMQIARGLISLRERCGLTQTQVAERAGVSKATVSRYEMWQDRARIRWATVKAIADACDASASERDALVRVARTQTDGWWVGNSAVPEWMDPLVSFEHEAEYEHLCANTVIPGLLQTREYALAIHQAREVRSPNDVIERMVDARIQRQGILRREPPLHVWAVLDEAVIRRAVGNSTVMAQQLDHLYEMAQSPTVEIQILPFSAGAHAAGAGDFVILGRNDERNPLNSMAVVYIEMRRRGLYLDEAEDVSGYKLTFDYLRSQAADTSASLRLLTKVRQELSHD; translated from the coding sequence ATGACCGCGACACTCACAGGACCGGCAGGGCGCATGCAGATCGCCCGTGGCTTGATCTCGTTGCGCGAGCGATGCGGCTTGACTCAAACACAGGTCGCCGAGCGGGCTGGGGTCAGCAAGGCGACAGTGAGCCGTTACGAGATGTGGCAGGACCGCGCCAGGATCCGGTGGGCCACGGTGAAGGCGATCGCCGACGCCTGTGACGCTTCTGCGAGTGAACGCGACGCCCTGGTCCGAGTCGCGCGGACCCAGACCGACGGCTGGTGGGTCGGAAACAGCGCGGTGCCGGAATGGATGGACCCGCTGGTGTCCTTCGAGCACGAAGCCGAGTACGAGCACCTCTGCGCCAACACCGTCATCCCTGGTCTGCTGCAGACGCGGGAGTACGCCCTCGCCATCCATCAGGCGCGCGAGGTGCGCAGCCCGAACGATGTGATCGAGCGGATGGTGGACGCCCGGATTCAGCGCCAGGGCATCCTTCGACGGGAGCCTCCGCTGCACGTGTGGGCTGTGTTGGATGAAGCCGTTATCCGCCGGGCCGTCGGCAACTCAACGGTGATGGCCCAGCAGTTGGACCACCTCTACGAGATGGCGCAGAGCCCCACGGTTGAGATCCAGATCCTGCCTTTCAGCGCTGGCGCCCATGCGGCAGGCGCGGGCGACTTCGTCATCCTCGGCAGGAACGACGAACGGAACCCGCTCAACTCCATGGCCGTGGTCTACATCGAGATGCGTCGACGCGGGCTTTATCTCGATGAAGCCGAAGACGTGTCCGGTTATAAGCTCACCTTCGACTACCTTCGCTCACAAGCAGCCGACACCTCGGCGTCGTTGCGGCTGCTGACCAAAGTACGACAGGAGCTGTCTCATGACTGA
- a CDS encoding MMPL family transporter, with protein sequence MATFLYKLGRFAFRRRRFVALIWVALLAVAGVGAATAAAPAADSFSIPGTEAQRAFDLLDQRFPGTNADGATARVVFKAPAGETMKDPANKAAVERTVHALQSGSSQVDRVADPYAAKTLSKDGRTAYAQVSYKVTGFELTDASKDALKDAAKDGRAAGLTVETGGNALQAIPETGATEVIGIVISAVVLVITFGALIAAGLPLLTALIGVGIGVSTITALSSTLDLSSTTSTLATMIGLAVGIDYALFIVSRYRAEITEGREREEAAGRAVGTAGSAVVFAGLTVVIALVGLTVVNIPMLTKMGLAAAGTVVIAVLIALTLIPALLGFAGARVLPRKARRAPKAPKAPKEAGESESASLAERPNMGTRWARFVLRRPVSVLLAGVVGLGVVAIPAASLELGLPDDGSQPTHTTQRKAYDLLSDGFGPGFNGPLMLVVDGRDAHDGQSAKSAAARVAKEVGKLDDVAVVTPPTFNKAGDTAMLNVVPKSKPSSVGTEDLVHDIRSTASGIATDTGAKTLVTGTTAMNVDVSQKLNDALVPYLALVVGLAFLLLMVVFRSVLVPLKAALGFLLSVVAALGAVVAVFQWGWLADVFGVEQTGPIMSMMPIFMVGVVFGLAMDYEVFLVTRMREAFVHGERPGGAVVTGFRHGARVVTAAAVIMISVFAGFIGSSDSMIKMIGFGLAVAVFFDAFIVRMALVPAVLALLGRSAWWLPRWLQKVLPNVDVEGEGLRTQLGDGDGDGEGDGGSGAGAGTGRSDGPDPSAAREPARV encoded by the coding sequence ATGGCCACCTTCCTCTACAAGCTCGGCCGCTTCGCCTTCCGGCGGCGCCGCTTCGTCGCCCTGATATGGGTGGCCCTGCTGGCAGTCGCCGGTGTCGGGGCCGCCACCGCCGCCGCACCCGCGGCCGACTCCTTCTCGATCCCCGGCACGGAGGCCCAGCGTGCCTTCGACCTTCTCGACCAGCGCTTCCCCGGTACGAACGCCGACGGCGCCACCGCCCGGGTGGTCTTCAAGGCCCCCGCGGGCGAGACGATGAAGGACCCGGCGAACAAGGCGGCCGTCGAACGGACCGTGCACGCCCTGCAGTCGGGCTCCTCGCAGGTCGACCGGGTCGCCGACCCGTACGCCGCCAAGACCCTGAGCAAGGACGGCCGCACCGCCTACGCCCAGGTCTCCTACAAGGTCACCGGTTTTGAACTGACCGACGCCTCCAAGGACGCCCTGAAGGACGCGGCCAAGGACGGCCGGGCTGCCGGGCTGACCGTCGAGACCGGCGGCAACGCCCTGCAGGCCATCCCCGAGACCGGTGCGACCGAGGTCATCGGCATCGTGATCTCCGCGGTGGTCCTCGTCATCACCTTCGGTGCGCTGATCGCGGCCGGGCTGCCGCTGCTGACCGCGCTGATCGGCGTCGGCATCGGCGTCTCCACCATCACCGCGCTGAGCAGCACGCTCGACCTCTCCAGCACCACCTCGACGCTGGCCACGATGATCGGCCTCGCCGTCGGCATCGACTACGCCCTGTTCATCGTCTCCCGCTACCGCGCCGAGATCACCGAGGGCCGCGAGCGCGAGGAGGCCGCCGGACGCGCGGTGGGCACCGCGGGCTCCGCGGTCGTCTTCGCGGGGCTGACCGTGGTGATCGCGCTGGTCGGCCTCACCGTCGTCAACATCCCGATGCTGACGAAGATGGGCCTGGCCGCGGCCGGCACCGTCGTCATCGCCGTACTGATCGCGCTGACCCTCATCCCGGCGCTGCTGGGCTTCGCGGGGGCGCGGGTGCTGCCCCGTAAGGCTCGTAGGGCCCCTAAGGCCCCTAAGGCCCCTAAGGAGGCGGGTGAGTCGGAGAGCGCGAGTCTCGCCGAGCGGCCGAATATGGGTACCCGCTGGGCGCGCTTCGTGCTGCGGCGGCCGGTCTCCGTGCTGCTCGCGGGCGTGGTCGGCCTCGGTGTCGTCGCGATCCCCGCGGCCTCGCTGGAGCTGGGGCTGCCGGACGACGGCTCGCAGCCCACCCACACCACCCAGCGCAAGGCGTACGACCTGCTGTCGGACGGCTTCGGGCCGGGCTTCAACGGTCCGCTGATGCTGGTCGTCGACGGGCGGGACGCGCACGACGGGCAGAGCGCCAAGTCCGCTGCCGCGCGGGTCGCCAAGGAGGTCGGCAAGCTGGACGACGTCGCCGTCGTCACCCCGCCCACCTTCAACAAGGCCGGCGACACCGCGATGCTGAACGTCGTCCCGAAGTCGAAGCCCAGTAGCGTCGGGACCGAGGACCTGGTGCACGACATCCGGTCCACGGCGAGCGGCATCGCCACGGACACCGGGGCGAAGACCCTGGTCACCGGCACCACCGCGATGAATGTCGATGTCTCGCAGAAGCTGAACGACGCGCTGGTGCCCTATCTCGCGCTGGTCGTCGGCCTGGCCTTCCTGCTGCTGATGGTGGTCTTCCGCTCGGTGCTCGTCCCGCTCAAGGCGGCGCTCGGCTTCCTGCTCTCGGTGGTGGCGGCGCTCGGTGCGGTCGTCGCCGTCTTCCAGTGGGGCTGGCTGGCCGACGTGTTCGGGGTCGAGCAGACCGGCCCGATCATGAGCATGATGCCGATCTTCATGGTGGGCGTGGTCTTCGGGCTGGCGATGGACTACGAGGTCTTCCTCGTCACGCGGATGCGCGAGGCCTTCGTGCACGGTGAGCGTCCTGGCGGCGCCGTGGTCACCGGCTTCCGGCACGGTGCGCGGGTGGTCACCGCCGCCGCGGTCATCATGATCAGCGTCTTCGCCGGCTTCATCGGCTCCTCCGACTCGATGATCAAGATGATCGGCTTCGGGCTCGCCGTCGCCGTCTTCTTCGACGCCTTCATCGTCCGCATGGCCCTGGTCCCCGCGGTCCTGGCGCTGCTGGGCCGCTCCGCCTGGTGGCTGCCGCGGTGGCTCCAGAAGGTCCTGCCGAATGTGGATGTCGAGGGGGAGGGGCTGCGTACGCAGCTCGGCGACGGTGACGGTGACGGCGAGGGGGACGGCGGCAGCGGTGCCGGTGCCGGTACCGGCAGGTCTGACGGGCCGGATCCGAGCGCCGCACGCGAACCGGCTCGCGTCTGA
- a CDS encoding GDSL-type esterase/lipase family protein: MAYSQTDSMFGTDRATVCDSGGCRKDPNRVYVDGSYLDPTTGKENGCHRSDVAEIMQSNISVDRKFNLACSGAVTGNILPAAAGGTSFKGEWPQADQLRDLARTYDIKLVQISISGNDLGFSDIIGSCIKRFLSNPVGQYCWKVYDWDLKEKLRREVPDKVKNVIDQVRRVMRETGHPDGSYALAMQSYPSPVPLSSGYRYSQGVSFTSSRYSPGGCPFYNEDTNWARLDVVKGIADMLEGVAAEKNVHYLDLQWAFDGHEVCAKGVRHARAGDTLASPIPSRDAEWMRFLSAGISHAQGQVEESFHPNSYGQKVLGKCLKDFYDLTSPTGRRIEYTCLNSRGQGVEGMHLKPLSRP; this comes from the coding sequence ATGGCGTACAGCCAGACGGACAGCATGTTCGGAACGGACCGTGCCACCGTATGCGACTCCGGTGGCTGCCGGAAAGATCCGAACCGGGTGTATGTGGACGGGTCATACCTGGATCCGACGACCGGAAAGGAGAACGGCTGTCACAGATCGGATGTCGCGGAGATCATGCAGTCGAACATCTCCGTGGATCGCAAGTTCAATCTTGCCTGCTCCGGTGCAGTGACCGGCAACATCCTGCCCGCGGCGGCCGGCGGCACGTCCTTCAAAGGGGAGTGGCCCCAGGCGGACCAGCTGCGAGACCTCGCAAGAACATACGACATCAAGCTGGTTCAGATCTCCATCAGCGGAAATGATCTCGGATTCAGCGACATCATCGGTAGCTGCATCAAGAGATTTCTTTCCAATCCGGTCGGGCAGTACTGCTGGAAAGTCTATGACTGGGACCTCAAGGAAAAATTGAGGAGAGAAGTCCCGGACAAGGTAAAAAATGTGATTGATCAGGTTCGCAGAGTGATGCGGGAGACGGGGCACCCGGACGGCTCCTACGCATTGGCGATGCAGTCGTACCCGTCGCCGGTTCCACTGTCCTCCGGCTACCGCTACTCACAAGGCGTGAGCTTCACCTCCAGCCGCTACAGTCCAGGCGGATGCCCCTTCTACAACGAGGACACCAATTGGGCGCGCCTGGACGTGGTGAAGGGCATCGCCGACATGCTGGAGGGCGTCGCGGCGGAGAAGAACGTCCACTATCTGGATCTCCAGTGGGCTTTCGATGGTCACGAGGTCTGCGCCAAGGGAGTTCGTCATGCCAGGGCCGGTGACACGCTGGCCAGTCCCATTCCCAGCCGGGACGCGGAGTGGATGCGCTTTCTGTCCGCGGGTATTTCTCACGCGCAAGGGCAGGTAGAGGAGTCCTTCCACCCGAACTCCTATGGCCAGAAGGTGCTGGGAAAGTGCCTGAAGGATTTCTACGACCTGACAAGCCCCACGGGACGCCGCATCGAGTACACGTGTCTGAACAGCCGGGGTCAAGGAGTGGAGGGCATGCATCTGAAGCCCCTGAGCCGTCCTTGA
- a CDS encoding S41 family peptidase, protein MSGGAYLRYPHLQGDLLCFAAEDDLWIAPIAPEGEEPGRAWRLTVDRTRVGHPRFSPDGRHIAFTTWRSLDPEVHLAPVDGGPARRLTYWGSTDARVCGWTPPDHEGQPHILAVSSHGQPFSYYSWAYSLPTDGSPGGKLPWGPVSDIAVADVEGEHRTLLLSGKPPHEPASWKRYRGGAMGRMWLHGTRLLPDLYGHLDSVMFVGGRVAFLSDHEGTGNVYSCLPDSTDLRRHTDHADFYARHASSDGSRIVYQCAGDLWLIDDLSPQAVPRKLAVRLGGPRAGRRTYQVPAASHVTGLAVDTTGRASAVGVRGSLYWLTHRDGPARTIHDTPGVRVRLPEMLGSTGRIAYLTDAEGEDAIEITNLPRAGAPGEPRRLAAGELGRVHEMSSAPDGERLAVASHDGRLLLVDVSRPEEGTSGAGTAGEGTAGGETAGEGETGEGAGDVGAGEVEAGDVGTATETAAGPGGGVTELIRSANGPVRDLAFSPDSRWLTWSHPGIGRTLRQIKMARLSDGHIVDVTNGRFEDEQPVFTRDGRYLAFLSWRGFDPVYDVHTGDLSFPLGCRPYLVPLSSATPSPFALSPEGRPAAGGLDPDEIPPPSGEGPVLVEVEGLENRVTPFPVAASKYSSLEPVSGGGLVWLRWPISGALGETFANPADTSGRPTLEHFDLTKARRTELTSSLDAFALSGDGTRLVVNDEGDLRAVPATESPDSDSTVFLDLRRILHDVDPVAEWHQAFDEAGRITRAYFWDPQMCGLDWDAVLTQYRPLLERVASPDEFADLLREVMGELGTSHAYVVGARRNEGPPHYQRAMGLLGANLVCRDGHWVVTRILPGESSDSKARSPLAGTGIREGSALTHVDGRGVDPVTGPYPLLAAAGGTTVELTFSPPEGEGPPRRVAVVPLVDERPLRYQDWVAKRRAVVRELSGGRCGYLHIPDMGGSGWAQFNRDLRMEVSRPALIVDVRGNAGGNISELVIEKLTRTIMGWDLTRDAEPVSYTSNAPRGPVVAVADEMTSSDGDMITAAFKLLGIGPVVGMRTWGGVVGMTGRHRLADGTAITVPMNAAWFRLYGWGVENHGVEVDIEALRSPLHWAEGRHPQLGVAVRTVLELLERHPASAPPDLSDAPDLRRPPLPPRSGGAEGAAGA, encoded by the coding sequence GTGTCCGGCGGTGCGTATCTGCGGTATCCGCATCTGCAGGGTGACCTGCTCTGTTTCGCCGCCGAGGACGATCTGTGGATCGCTCCGATCGCCCCGGAGGGCGAGGAGCCCGGGCGTGCCTGGCGGCTGACCGTGGACCGTACCCGGGTCGGCCATCCCCGCTTCTCCCCCGACGGCAGGCACATCGCCTTCACCACCTGGCGCAGCCTCGATCCGGAGGTCCATCTCGCGCCGGTCGACGGCGGCCCGGCCCGGCGGCTCACGTACTGGGGCAGCACGGATGCCCGGGTCTGCGGGTGGACGCCGCCCGACCACGAGGGGCAGCCGCACATCCTCGCGGTCTCCTCGCACGGCCAGCCGTTCTCGTACTACTCGTGGGCCTACAGCCTGCCCACCGACGGCAGCCCCGGCGGCAAACTGCCCTGGGGGCCGGTCTCCGATATCGCGGTCGCCGACGTCGAAGGGGAGCACCGCACCCTGCTGCTGAGCGGCAAACCGCCGCACGAGCCCGCCTCCTGGAAGCGCTACCGGGGCGGTGCGATGGGGCGGATGTGGCTGCACGGCACCCGGCTGCTGCCGGATCTGTACGGGCACCTCGACTCGGTGATGTTCGTCGGCGGCCGGGTCGCGTTCCTCTCCGACCACGAGGGCACCGGCAACGTCTACTCCTGCCTTCCCGACAGCACCGACCTGCGCCGGCACACCGACCACGCCGACTTCTACGCCCGGCACGCCTCCAGCGACGGCTCGCGGATCGTCTACCAGTGCGCCGGTGACCTCTGGCTGATCGACGATCTGAGCCCGCAGGCCGTACCGCGCAAGCTGGCCGTACGCCTGGGCGGTCCGCGGGCCGGCCGGCGGACCTACCAGGTGCCGGCCGCCTCGCACGTCACCGGGCTCGCGGTGGACACCACCGGGCGGGCCAGCGCGGTCGGCGTACGCGGCAGCCTGTACTGGCTCACCCACCGCGACGGCCCGGCCCGCACGATTCACGACACCCCGGGCGTACGGGTCCGGCTCCCCGAAATGCTGGGCTCCACCGGCCGGATCGCGTACCTCACCGATGCCGAGGGCGAGGACGCCATCGAGATCACCAACCTGCCGCGGGCCGGCGCGCCGGGCGAACCGCGCCGGCTGGCCGCCGGTGAGCTGGGCCGGGTCCACGAGATGAGCTCCGCACCGGACGGGGAGCGGCTGGCGGTGGCCTCCCATGACGGCAGGCTGCTGCTGGTGGATGTATCCCGGCCGGAGGAAGGGACGAGCGGGGCAGGGACGGCCGGGGAAGGGACAGCCGGAGGAGAAACGGCCGGGGAAGGGGAGACCGGGGAGGGCGCGGGGGACGTTGGGGCAGGGGAGGTTGAGGCAGGAGACGTGGGGACGGCCACGGAGACGGCCGCGGGACCCGGTGGCGGTGTCACCGAGCTGATTCGCTCCGCCAACGGCCCGGTCCGCGATCTGGCGTTCTCGCCGGACTCGCGCTGGCTGACCTGGTCGCACCCCGGCATCGGCCGGACGCTGCGGCAGATCAAGATGGCCCGGCTGTCCGACGGGCACATCGTGGACGTCACCAACGGCCGGTTCGAGGACGAGCAGCCGGTGTTCACCCGCGACGGCCGCTATCTGGCGTTCCTGTCCTGGCGCGGCTTCGACCCGGTCTACGACGTGCACACCGGCGATCTGTCGTTCCCGCTGGGCTGCCGCCCGTACCTCGTACCGCTCTCGTCGGCGACCCCCTCGCCCTTCGCGCTGTCGCCGGAGGGCAGGCCCGCGGCGGGTGGTCTGGACCCGGACGAGATTCCTCCGCCGTCCGGCGAGGGGCCGGTGCTGGTGGAGGTGGAGGGGCTGGAGAACCGCGTCACCCCGTTCCCGGTGGCCGCGTCCAAGTACTCCTCCCTGGAACCGGTCAGCGGCGGCGGGCTGGTCTGGCTGCGCTGGCCGATCTCCGGCGCGCTGGGCGAGACCTTCGCCAACCCTGCCGACACCTCGGGCCGGCCCACCCTCGAACACTTCGATCTGACCAAGGCGCGGCGCACCGAACTCACCAGCTCGCTGGACGCGTTCGCGCTCAGCGGCGACGGCACGCGGCTGGTCGTCAACGACGAGGGCGACCTGCGCGCGGTGCCCGCGACCGAGTCGCCGGACAGCGACTCGACGGTCTTCCTGGACCTGCGGCGCATCCTGCACGATGTCGATCCGGTGGCGGAGTGGCACCAGGCGTTCGACGAGGCGGGCCGGATCACCCGGGCCTACTTCTGGGACCCGCAGATGTGCGGCCTCGACTGGGACGCGGTGCTCACGCAGTACCGGCCGCTGCTCGAACGGGTCGCCTCCCCGGACGAGTTCGCCGATCTGCTGCGCGAGGTGATGGGCGAACTGGGCACGTCGCACGCCTATGTCGTGGGCGCCCGGCGCAACGAGGGGCCGCCGCACTACCAGCGCGCCATGGGCCTGCTCGGCGCCAACCTCGTGTGCCGCGACGGCCATTGGGTGGTGACCCGGATCCTGCCCGGCGAGTCCTCGGACTCCAAGGCCCGGTCCCCGCTGGCCGGTACGGGCATCCGTGAGGGCTCGGCGCTGACCCATGTCGACGGGCGCGGGGTGGACCCGGTGACCGGCCCGTATCCGCTGCTGGCCGCGGCCGGCGGCACCACCGTGGAGCTCACCTTCTCCCCGCCGGAGGGCGAGGGCCCGCCGCGCCGGGTGGCGGTGGTCCCGCTGGTCGACGAACGGCCGCTGCGCTACCAGGACTGGGTGGCCAAACGCCGCGCCGTGGTACGGGAGTTGAGCGGCGGCAGGTGCGGCTATCTGCACATCCCCGACATGGGCGGTTCCGGCTGGGCGCAGTTCAACCGCGATCTGCGGATGGAGGTCTCCCGGCCCGCGCTGATCGTGGACGTACGGGGCAACGCGGGCGGCAATATCTCCGAGCTGGTGATCGAGAAACTGACCCGCACCATCATGGGCTGGGACCTGACCCGCGACGCCGAGCCCGTCTCGTACACCAGCAACGCCCCGCGCGGGCCGGTGGTGGCGGTCGCCGACGAGATGACCTCGTCCGACGGCGACATGATCACCGCGGCCTTCAAGCTCCTGGGCATCGGCCCGGTGGTCGGCATGCGGACCTGGGGCGGGGTGGTCGGGATGACCGGCCGGCACCGGCTCGCCGACGGCACCGCGATCACCGTCCCGATGAACGCCGCATGGTTCCGGCTCTATGGGTGGGGCGTGGAGAACCACGGCGTCGAGGTCGACATCGAGGCGCTGCGCTCGCCGCTGCACTGGGCGGAGGGCCGGCATCCGCAGCTGGGCGTCGCGGTGCGCACGGTGCTGGAGCTGCTGGAGCGGCATCCGGCGTCGGCCCCTCCGGACCTGTCGGACGCGCCGGACCTGCGGCGGCCGCCGCTGCCGCCGCGGAGTGGGGGCGCGGAGGGGGCGGCGGGGGCCTGA
- a CDS encoding DUF397 domain-containing protein, with translation MTDRPLSGIEVPAPTWFKSSYSGGEGNACLEVAHAGKRVAIRDSKAPGGPALEFPVAAFAAFLNEVRHNGTPGLIHD, from the coding sequence ATGACTGATCGCCCACTGTCCGGCATAGAAGTACCGGCTCCCACTTGGTTCAAGAGCAGTTACAGCGGCGGCGAAGGCAACGCATGCCTAGAGGTCGCACATGCCGGGAAGCGGGTCGCCATCCGAGACTCCAAGGCCCCGGGTGGGCCCGCGCTGGAATTCCCGGTTGCGGCGTTCGCGGCGTTCCTCAACGAGGTGCGGCACAACGGCACACCAGGGCTGATCCATGACTGA